The genomic stretch GTGTTATAACATTACcacaatacagtgagggaaaaaagtatttgatcccctgctgattttgtacatttgcccactgacaaagaaatgatcagtctatcattttaatggtaggtgtattttaacagtgagagacagaataacaaataatccagaaaaacgcatttcaaaaaaagttataaagagactgacagttattttgtgtttcttctatttgcgaataatcacaccaactgttgtcaccttctcatcaagctgattggcgatggtcttgtagcccattcaagccttgtgtaggtctacaatcttgtccctgacatccttggacagctctttggtcttggccatggtggagagtttggaatcggattgcttgattgcttctgtggacaggtgtctgttatacaggtaacgagctcgttacctgtataacacacctgggagccagaaatcttgctgattgatagggaatcaaatacttaattccctcattaacatgcaaatcaatttataaatttttgaaatgcgtttttctggatttttttgttgttattttgtctctcactgttaagatacacctaccattaaaattatagactcatcatttctttgtcagttggcaaacgtacaaaatcagcaggggaccaaatacttttttcccctcactataTGGAAATCACTTTATATTGCATACAATATCGCCAAAATATTTTCCTAAATATTTCTacaatccccccaccccccaatccCCATCCGTTTCTCTTACCTGGGCCCTCCTGAGAAGAGTGACTATATTTAGGCTGGTGGTGAGCAGCTTCCTGCTGGGCATGCTCTCCAGGTACTTGCACACACATGCCTCACACAAGTGCTGCAAGCGGGTCAGCTGGTACATATCCACAAACACCAATAAAGACATGGCCTGCTGGAGACTATCTGCAGGGGGAGGAAATCAGGAGGGAGGAGAGTTGGCCAGTTTTTTCTACCATTACTTCTGCAACACTTTTAAAACCATGTCAATCTTGTGAAAAACTACTTCTAAGTGTTTAATGCCATTCTTGTTTGCATGTGTAGTGGAATGCCTTTAAATTGATATTACCAAAAACAGAAGTTTGCATTTCTCCCTTGTTAAAACACTTACAAAACTCCATCATCTAACCAAAACACAGTCTGTTCAACACACACATCTTCCTTCCAGAAGGAATGATTTTAAAGAGACACTTTTTTCTACAGAACATAGTGTACTGTTGTACAAATAATATGTTTATTAGCCTATATTGTACATGCATTAAATAGAGGTGTCTGCCAAATCAATAATACAGACTATATTACTCTACAGTTCACCCACCTGGACAGCATGCATCGGTGTAAATGTATTCCAGGTAAGACAGGAAGGTCTCTCTGGAGATGCCAAGGAAGGAAAACTCACTACTGCTGGCCTCCACATATTTCCCATTGAACATTATGGCCATCAACTTGCAGGGCACTGAGAGGACTGCCCTGTGGGCTGGAACAGGCGTGCCTGGAGAGAGTAATAAACATAGATATTCAGACACAGAGGCGAGCACTGACTATGCACTGTTTTAAGCAGACCTAGCAGGTCAATATGTTGCTGACCCTCAAGCATGAACGCGATGTCTGAGAACACTGGGCTGTTGAGGAACCTGCCCAGAGAGATGGGGTCCTGCTGGGGGATCCTAGGGGGCCCATGGTCATTTGAGCACAGTTGGGGAGATGGAGGGGAGAGAAGAGAGTCAACAATATGATTATCAGTTTCAGACAGCATTTGAATCATGCCATTGTAGGCTACAGTGTTTTGAGGTCAGTTCCTTCTTGCGAAAAGCACTTAAAaattctatacatttatttttcccccccatTACAATACAAGTGTAGTTGTGATTGCAGCACCAGTTACTCCCACAAGGAAAAGCTGTTCTTTTCTGTTGGAACAGCATTTCCCAACATTCAGAAAATGGGCAAATGCTGATCTTGCCTGTGTACCATccgttacatttattttagatttacaCAGAAAACCACACCCCATTTTTGCATCACTGCAACCCTaaggttgggaacccctgctgtagaacatcaTACCTCTTCATTACCGAGAAGTCGTCTTACAGTCTGCAGCAGCTCACGCACCTCCTGTGCACTCCACAGCTTTTTCTCCACAGAGGACTGCAGCTCCTTCCACTGATAGGCTCCTGCAGCACAGGAATATATAGGTGATAAGCTCTGATAGCAACAACCCAGGGGCTGTACATCTCAGCTACCACTCATATACATTCCAGAGAGGCAGTGCGACTTCAAGTGACATGTTTGTGTCAGCATTGGAACAGTGTGGCAGAGTGGTTAAGGCTCTGGAAACAACGGGAAGGATTGCAGGTTGAAATCCTGCCTGACGCTGCTGCTATAGTACTCTACCGCAAAGACACTTGCCCCAGTAAAAATTAATGTTAAACATGTGGCTGAAAGAGTAAAGCAGAGGAAGGGGAAGGCAAGAGGAGAGGAAAGGCTGTGTGGCACTGCTCATTCATGTCTGCCACTCCTTGCTTACTCCTAAGAGAGTTCAGGAGTCTGGATCTCCATGAAAACAGCACAGcagcaagagaaaaaaaaaaaaaaagattgctaAAACATTCAGATTTATATTGATATGCATCCTCTGCTTCACTAGAGGTGGGGCACACAGAAGTCTGTCGCTCTTTCAGTGCCTTTTGCAGGACTTGCACATTACATTGAGATTGATGCCCAAGAAACAAGGTTATCATTTAttgattattaattaattctctctctctctctctctctctcatgcggATAATTGGCTGACATGCAGGCAGTTGAGTGGGAAGGTGGGCTGATGGGATTGTCATACCTGCATAGAGAAACTGCAGCATCTCAGGCAGGCAGCAGGACAGCAGGGGGTCCTTCATGAGGACCCGGGATGGGGGGCATCCATTACTCCTGTGTGTGCTGTCGCTCGCTGAGATGAGACTGAGTGGAGCCCTCAATGTGGAGGGCAGACAAGAGCCAGGCATCACCTCCCCTTCTTCCCCCAGCAACTGCAGGAAGACAGGGCTGACAGAGCAGGACCACCCTGTGTGCCCAGCCAGCACATCCCCCCCAGCCTCCACGTAGAATGCCACATCCACAAACTGCTGGTCCTCTAGAAGGCGTAGCCAGTCCAGGCTGCAGCTAGACTCCTCCACCTTCACCCCCGGCAGCTTGTCTAAGGAAAAGCACAGGTCAGCACTTACAGACATggtacacacactctctcattcaACAGTTTTATTACACTTATCGTTTCAAAgcagcacacacagacatgcaaaaCCTCGTCATACATGCTTCCCCTAGGCGTTATTGTCCACAGAATTGTTAACTTGCACTGTTATGTTGATGACAACTACATTAATTCCTACAGCCAGATGACATGCCCTCTCCACGAACGGTTTACCTTAGCTCCTATGTCTTTAAAATTAGAAGGCACCACATTATGCTAAACTCAGAAAAGACACAGGTTTAATTTCTGGGACTTTCTTCGAGCTAAAACTACACTGTTCATTTGAGATGGCTTTAATGTCGGCTGCAGTGAAACCACACAAAGTGCTGAAAGGATTTTTAATTCAGATCTTTCCTTCAACTCGCAGCTCGAAAGCGTGTCTAGAGCAGCACACTTTCAGCTTAGAAATCTTGCAAATTTAAGATGCATTAATTTCTCTGCATCCTGCAGAGTGAGTAAGCATGCCTTTACATCACGATAACAGTATTGCAAGTCAGTATTATTGGGAAGCCCCACATGTACTCCATCCACACGTTAGTTCAAAATGGCACTGCAAGGcattaaactaaaacaaactgaaTCACATTACTCTGGTACTAACACCACTACATGAGCAGCCTTCCATACCAATAGACCAGGGGTTTCCAATCCTGGTCATTCGGGGTCCCCTACCTGGTTGTTTATTGTTAGACCTCAGTtcacaattacttaattgaagtaacaatctgcttagatttgactttttaaaatgtgtaaaagtTATTTCATAAGTTCTTTAtgcaattctatacttaacgtAAACCCcctgctgtttaaaataattaactggGTACAGCAGGGCAAAACTGATACCAAAACTCGATGAACAAGTCCGTCTCGAACGCCTGTCCTACTCCACCTTCAAGAGTGACCAACGGCAACTGCCCATTAGCATACAAGGTCACAATGGAGCCCTCACCCCTCTCCCATATTTGCTCCCACACCCATGAATCTCATTAACTCAACCTGCCTAACATGCTTTTGGGAGGGGCATCTCCTCACTCATCtttatcaatagcttttgaGATGCTATTGATACAAGGCTGGGACACAGACCATCTCTTCACCAACCTTTTGTTGTGCTATTGATACCAGAGACCCCCAGCCCTCAGGCAACCAAGTCCAGTTTCTGTGAATCAGCATACCGCTCAAGAGCATttatgtaggacttgtattaactgtagatttcttatgcacttatgACATTTTGAACTCATAATTGTATTAcggttttgatctgtaattgtatactgtattgcacttttgtaatgcgcttatattttgtaaatcaccctggataaggccgtctgctaagaaatcataCAATAAATGTAGACTGGAATTTAcccagtttcagttttattcctcACAGATATAATGCATTATAAACACTATTGCCCAGAAAACTGCAAGTTctgtaaaccaaacaaaaatcgTTAAAGGAATATatccaattaaaatatttatttaaaaatcagaGCAGCATCAACCTGCAAACTCGCCAAAAAGAAGCCTGGAATGACTTGCTCTGGCACAGATAAGCCTTTACCTTTTGGCCTACCTGGAACACTTAGGCATTATTTACACTATTAAAtaaggattgattgattgattgatgccaAAGGAGCAGCCCTTCAGCTGAGCTGCCCCTGTATAACTCAGAGACTGTGCATGTCATGCATACTATTTGTTGCGTGTTTTTGATTATTAAGTCACACATTACCAACCATGTTACAAACTGCCATTGAATAAGGTCAGAGTACATTAGAAAAGCATCGTTTTTAATGTTTGGGGATTACAGTGGTTCGGTAGGTGGCCTACCGCAAATTAGTGTATATCCAAAGTATTTGTCTCGCATTACACCTAATTACCTATAACACCAAACCCACTTACAATTTCAAATGATGTCCAAGATTTAGTAGTTTAATTGGGGACATCTGTTATAATGAAGCCCTCCAGGTTTAATGTGCATTGCAGTAGCTCCAGTCCACACTGAACTCACCTGGTTTTGACAGCGTGGGCTTTGTCGGGTCAGGGATTTCCCTCCTAATCTTCGGAGGAGTGTCTCcctgcacaaacacagcaaaTAGAGGTTTAGAGGacagttctcttttctttcccatcccctcaaaaaacaaacatcacttCTGATGACAGTGAACACTGAATTCACACTCAGACTTGACAAACTGGTTTCCACATCCTGAATTGAATTCTTCAAAACGATGATTCTATATGTCTTTGTATTTAACCCAAACATGTTATTGATTGTGACAAAGATTCCTAACATTGCATAATTACCCATCCACAATTAGAAAAATCAATGGCAATGCTTGTCtggagaacaaaaaataaaactaaccgTAAAGGGAGCCACCCCAGTTAGTCTGTGGAGAGACAAATTATACAGGAACACAAAGGAGTAGTGCAAAAAGCTTTATTCCcccaaaatatatacaatacaaataaaaacaacattgcaatgaagggggggggggcaggaggcggaagaggaaaagaaaacaaaagtcagCAGGATGCACAGAATAAAGTATACTCAGGACCCTCTGTAATCAAAACTAAATGAAAGACTACATTCAACTAAACAGCTTCAGGTACATACTGAAGGGACTTCTCTACTAAATTATCCAGCACCCTAATATTGGTGCTGGCAGACTACCTCCTCCCTActcaaatcaaaagaaaataaagttgaCTTAACTCTACACATTAACTTAGTGACTTTAAAATTCACAAATTGTAGAAGTCTATTCAATTCCACCGATAGCTCAGTTTTCAACTAATTACCAATATTCTCCCCATTAGTAAAACTTGACCTCGCCTGcccctttaaaaataataccatCGGGGTGCGCACCCCTTTAATTACCAACATTGCGAACACAGATCAAAGTAGTAAGTAAACTCCTGTaaacttaaaaacaatacaaataaataaagacatgaaAACATGAATCTGCGTTGTTATTCGTACAGGACTTAAACAGTAACACAAACTGAACATAACGAAGTGACTGCTGGTGGTTTAGATCGGCTCCGTGATTAACGACTTGTACAGTCAATGAGAATCAGGCGCAGATGAGGATCACATCCATCCATGATGTTCAGCCTTTCTATTACAAATGACTTGCATGGGCTTGTTTGATTACATTAAACCTAATGAAAACGTTTAAAAAGCTACTAGTTTTAAATACCCTACCTGTATAATGGCCCCCGAAGTTCAAATATGACTTAGGCACGCAAATGTGTTCATacatattcattatttaatatgGAGAACTATGTATTTCCCACAAAAATATTAagctattttttaataaattgaaaaacaatatgTAGGCTATGCAATTGCGACAGAGTTAAATACTTGGGGTCTATGGCTACATTTTGGGGTTTGTGGCACCCAAGAAACCGCGCACAAGTTCTGCGTTTTGCCCTGGACACAGGGAGTCACACAATGTGCCGCAACAGCCAACATGAAAGTGCACAACCCAGTCGGTCTCCTTTGTCCCCAGGCATCTCTTTAAGAAGACCTgcttttaaaatgcttatttatcAAAGCCTAAGCCCCCCGGTAACAAGCCCAAATATACACAATGTTAAAGTTAAACcatcaaattcattttaaaagttaaaacgTGAATTCTGTCCTTTTACTTTTCCCAACCAGCGCCCTCTGGCACGGAGGTCAAGACGCAGCTGCAGGTATGGCGGCGCCACAGGTAACAGCACAGCGAGCAGACACGACAGATCCTGTCCTCACTATTTCTATATCTAATCTAATATCTATATCTAATATCTGGACACAATTCAAACCcactttctctgtctgtctgtgtgcgagTGCAGTGGCATCATTGTTCCGGTGTGTTCGGTCCCCATCCTCAATGCAACACGGCTTTTTTTTTGTCCAAACTAGTTTAATTTCAAATCAATCTAATGAATTGACAGATTTGAGATTGTAgcctaaataaatgttattttattttttgaactgGCACTTACCTGCCATGTGAAACCGTCCCATTCACACATTATCATTGTTGGTGTTGTTTGTTTGATCTGACCTCTACGATGCAAACTGA from Amia ocellicauda isolate fAmiCal2 chromosome 8, fAmiCal2.hap1, whole genome shotgun sequence encodes the following:
- the LOC136755197 gene encoding rho-related BTB domain-containing protein 3-like, with amino-acid sequence MIMCEWDGFTWQGDTPPKIRREIPDPTKPTLSKPDKLPGVKVEESSCSLDWLRLLEDQQFVDVAFYVEAGGDVLAGHTGWSCSVSPVFLQLLGEEGEVMPGSCLPSTLRAPLSLISASDSTHRSNGCPPSRVLMKDPLLSCCLPEMLQFLYAGAYQWKELQSSVEKKLWSAQEVRELLQTVRRLLGNEENTVAYNGMIQMLSETDNHIVDSLLSPPSPQLCSNDHGPPRIPQQDPISLGRFLNSPVFSDIAFMLEGTPVPAHRAVLSVPCKLMAIMFNGKYVEASSSEFSFLGISRETFLSYLEYIYTDACCPDSLQQAMSLLVFVDMYQLTRLQHLCEACVCKYLESMPSRKLLTTSLNIVTLLRRAQRHNSQQLATWFLHFIASNFLIFKRRDDFLYLTGKKCWDGESTSSAQLRDVNGKQCIVCPWHKYKITLVEGEGLYQSIVPRDPRSKAIWCSKGVMQRTHSVQERDGDVFVTLSDLSRKVESHYYQSEKYKQAMRATIKR